GAACGGCGGGTGCTCCACGCTCGCTCTCGAAGGCTCGACGGAGAAGGCCCAGTTCTAGGCGGTCGGGCGCGCCGGTCGAGACCTCCCGGGCTGGCACCGGCCTGACCGGATTTAGGTCCGCGGCGCCCCGAACCGCCGTAAAAGCTCGGACATCACGGCGAGATGGTGATCGTCGTGCTCGGCGACGAAGAACGCCATGTCGATGACCCGCATCGGCTGCTGAAGGCGCGGGTGGATCGCCGTCCGGGCGATCTCCTCGTCCTTCCAATCCTCCAACCGCCTCACGAACGCGCCGCGTTCCTCGCGGAACGCCCTCACGATCTCCCCGATCGGCCGCGCGTTGTAGTTCGCGTCGTAGGTCTTCCGGTTCGTCACGTCCCAGGCGCGGAGGATCTTCGCGCCCGCGCGGAAGTCCTCGAGGCGGCCCGCGTGAAGCTCGTCCAAGTCGAGAAGGTGGCCGGCGTGCTCCTGGGCCGACCACCGATCCCCGTCGCGCCGGGTCA
The DNA window shown above is from Candidatus Eisenbacteria bacterium and carries:
- a CDS encoding DinB family protein, whose amino-acid sequence is MNVARWVDRKFEFTMPVSLFPVVVERLRGAAARMEDKVRNVPGEILTRRDGDRWSAQEHAGHLLDLDELHAGRLEDFRAGAKILRAWDVTNRKTYDANYNARPIGEIVRAFREERGAFVRRLEDWKDEEIARTAIHPRLQQPMRVIDMAFFVAEHDDHHLAVMSELLRRFGAPRT